The following are encoded in a window of Nakamurella sp. A5-74 genomic DNA:
- a CDS encoding IS630 family transposase codes for MTRGRPMALLELTGEESEQLRRWARRAKSSQALALRSRIVLACASGLNNTEVAAQERVAKPTVGKWRARFVESRLDGLVDDPRPGKPPTITAEQIEDVVVATLESTPKHATHWSRSKMAERSGLSKSTIGRIWKAFELKPHRADGFKLSNDPQFVAKVYDVIGLYLNPPEAAVVLCVDEKSQVQALGRSQPAFPMMPDMPEKRTHDYVRNGTTSLFAAFNTADGTVISSLHRRHRTIEFKKFLTKIDAEVPADLAVHLVCDNYGTHKSPAIKTWLTEHPRFHMHYTPTYSSWINQVERFFAYVTGDLLQRSHHDTVAQLEADIRTWIKDWNTKPRPFIWTKSADEILNSLGRLLQRITGAGH; via the coding sequence ATGACGAGGGGTCGCCCGATGGCGCTGCTGGAGTTGACCGGGGAAGAGTCTGAGCAGTTGCGGCGGTGGGCTCGGCGGGCGAAGTCTTCGCAGGCTCTGGCGTTGCGCTCGCGGATCGTGTTGGCCTGCGCATCTGGGCTGAACAACACTGAAGTGGCTGCGCAGGAGCGGGTTGCCAAGCCCACGGTGGGCAAGTGGCGGGCTCGGTTCGTCGAGTCCCGGCTGGACGGTTTGGTGGACGACCCCAGGCCCGGCAAGCCGCCCACGATCACCGCCGAGCAGATCGAGGACGTCGTGGTCGCCACCTTGGAGTCCACCCCCAAGCATGCCACCCACTGGTCGAGGTCGAAGATGGCCGAACGTTCGGGTCTGTCGAAGTCGACGATCGGGCGGATCTGGAAGGCGTTCGAGCTCAAACCACACCGCGCCGACGGGTTCAAACTGTCCAACGACCCGCAATTCGTCGCCAAGGTCTACGACGTCATCGGTCTGTATCTGAACCCGCCGGAGGCTGCGGTGGTGCTGTGCGTGGACGAGAAATCGCAGGTCCAGGCCCTGGGCAGGTCGCAACCGGCGTTCCCGATGATGCCCGACATGCCCGAGAAACGCACCCATGACTACGTTCGCAACGGCACTACGAGCCTGTTCGCGGCGTTCAACACCGCAGACGGCACCGTCATCTCCAGCCTGCACCGTCGGCACCGAACCATCGAGTTCAAGAAGTTCCTCACCAAGATCGACGCCGAAGTGCCGGCAGATCTGGCCGTGCACCTGGTCTGCGACAACTACGGCACGCACAAGTCGCCGGCGATCAAAACTTGGCTCACCGAGCATCCAAGGTTCCACATGCACTACACCCCAACCTATTCCAGCTGGATCAATCAGGTCGAACGCTTCTTCGCCTACGTCACCGGGGACCTGCTGCAACGCAGCCACCACGACACCGTTGCGCAACTGGAAGCCGACATCCGCACCTGGATCAAGGATTGGAACACCAAACCCAGACCGTTCATCTGGACCAAAAGCGCCGACGAGATCCTCAACTCCCTCGGACGGCTATTGCAACGCATTACTGGCGCGGGACACTAG
- a CDS encoding helix-turn-helix domain-containing protein, whose protein sequence is MSNPTHLTLTSGDDHAPLPSEVVDVLSQALAALARDQAVTILPTATLLTTQQAADILGVSRPTIVKILEAGEIPFVTPGRHRRIQLADLVAYQQRSRQQTAEALDELMKDSAQYYLETASADDESAVR, encoded by the coding sequence TTGAGTAACCCGACGCATCTGACCCTGACGAGCGGTGACGACCACGCGCCGCTGCCGAGCGAGGTGGTCGACGTGCTCAGTCAGGCGCTGGCGGCACTGGCCAGGGATCAGGCGGTGACGATCCTGCCGACTGCAACGCTGCTGACCACTCAGCAGGCTGCAGACATCTTGGGTGTTTCCAGGCCGACGATCGTCAAGATCCTCGAGGCGGGGGAGATCCCGTTCGTGACGCCTGGACGGCACCGTCGCATCCAGCTTGCCGACCTCGTCGCCTACCAGCAGCGCAGCAGGCAGCAGACAGCTGAGGCCCTCGACGAGTTGATGAAGGACAGCGCCCAGTACTACCTGGAGACTGCGTCAGCGGACGACGAGTCCGCTGTCCGCTGA
- a CDS encoding DinB family protein, producing MEPDDKDWTWVLTQPCPACGFDPAAQSPAQVGELLRSAVPRWAAVLQREEARRRPRPEVWSPLEYGCHVVDVCVLFDERLRAMLAQDGAEFSNWDQDETALAARYGEQDPSATAARFADAAGTLADRFDSVQGELWNHRGVRSNGSEFTVRTFAQYFWHDIQHHLADVEG from the coding sequence ATCGAACCCGACGACAAGGACTGGACCTGGGTCCTGACACAGCCGTGCCCGGCGTGCGGATTCGATCCGGCTGCGCAATCCCCCGCGCAGGTGGGCGAGTTGCTGCGGAGCGCGGTCCCGCGATGGGCGGCCGTGCTGCAGCGCGAGGAGGCACGTCGACGTCCGCGTCCTGAGGTGTGGTCACCGCTCGAGTACGGCTGCCACGTGGTCGACGTGTGCGTGCTGTTCGACGAACGCCTGCGGGCCATGCTCGCGCAGGACGGCGCCGAGTTCTCGAACTGGGACCAGGACGAGACAGCGCTGGCGGCCAGGTACGGCGAGCAGGACCCGTCCGCGACGGCTGCCCGGTTCGCGGACGCGGCCGGCACCCTGGCGGACCGCTTCGACTCCGTGCAGGGTGAGCTGTGGAACCACCGCGGCGTCCGCAGCAACGGATCGGAGTTCACCGTACGGACGTTCGCGCAGTACTTCTGGCACGACATCCAGCACCACCTGGCGGACGTCGAAGGTTGA
- a CDS encoding Rid family hydrolase: MPDIIITGDSPASPLYNQGTRAGGFIWTSGMAGIDAATGAIAGPTIREQTRQSIINCAAILAAAGASLADVVEVGVLLADPNDFAGLNEEWTAAFPENPPTRSVAKLGAVIPGVLVSIRMTAYHPA; the protein is encoded by the coding sequence ATGCCCGACATCATCATCACCGGCGACAGCCCCGCTTCCCCGCTGTACAACCAAGGCACGCGGGCAGGTGGGTTCATCTGGACGTCGGGGATGGCCGGAATCGACGCCGCGACCGGGGCGATCGCGGGACCGACCATCCGGGAACAGACCCGGCAGTCGATCATCAACTGCGCTGCGATCCTGGCCGCGGCGGGAGCATCGCTCGCCGACGTCGTCGAGGTCGGGGTACTGCTCGCAGATCCGAACGACTTCGCCGGCCTCAACGAGGAGTGGACGGCGGCGTTCCCCGAGAACCCGCCCACCCGCTCCGTGGCCAAGCTGGGGGCCGTCATCCCCGGCGTGCTCGTCTCGATCCGGATGACTGCGTACCACCCGGCCTGA
- a CDS encoding acetamidase/formamidase family protein, with amino-acid sequence MSVHRIGPTPATTTDHFSRDTPPVLTVDPGDTIVVGSLDASGYLERQQTPGEARPRMFDDQRGHCLTGPIAVRGAEPGSMLALSIQSVHPGPWGWTLAAARDNWLNRRLGLADAAPSWLLWDLDIGADTATDQYGHRVALDPFLGVMGTAPAEPGEHLTVPPRAASGGNIDCRSLGAGSVLYLPINVPGALLTLGDGHARQGDGEVGGTAIECPMTTTVIVDVVSDPVIPEIHAETPAGRITFGFDADLNEATAQALEAMLGWIGVLHCLDTPAALALASAVVDLRVTQVANQVWGVHALLPAGAVRGSR; translated from the coding sequence GTGAGCGTGCATCGGATCGGGCCCACGCCTGCGACCACGACCGATCACTTCTCCCGCGACACTCCGCCGGTGCTGACGGTGGATCCGGGCGACACGATCGTTGTCGGGTCGCTGGACGCGTCCGGATACCTGGAGCGCCAGCAGACGCCCGGCGAGGCCCGGCCGCGGATGTTCGATGACCAACGGGGTCATTGCCTCACGGGTCCGATCGCTGTCCGCGGCGCCGAGCCCGGGTCGATGCTGGCGCTGTCGATCCAGTCGGTGCACCCGGGCCCCTGGGGCTGGACCCTCGCTGCTGCCCGCGACAACTGGCTCAACCGTCGGCTGGGTCTGGCGGATGCCGCGCCGAGCTGGTTGTTGTGGGACCTCGACATCGGAGCTGACACGGCCACCGATCAGTACGGCCACCGGGTGGCGCTCGATCCGTTCCTGGGCGTGATGGGTACGGCGCCGGCGGAACCGGGCGAACACTTGACCGTGCCGCCCCGGGCCGCCAGCGGCGGCAACATCGACTGCCGCAGTCTGGGTGCGGGTTCGGTGCTGTACCTGCCGATCAACGTCCCCGGTGCGCTGCTGACCCTCGGCGACGGTCACGCCCGGCAGGGCGACGGCGAGGTGGGTGGGACGGCCATCGAGTGCCCCATGACCACCACCGTCATCGTCGACGTGGTGAGTGACCCGGTGATCCCCGAGATCCATGCCGAGACACCGGCCGGGCGGATCACCTTCGGATTCGATGCAGATCTGAACGAGGCGACGGCGCAGGCCCTGGAGGCAATGCTCGGGTGGATCGGCGTGCTCCATTGCCTTGATACTCCCGCCGCGCTGGCACTCGCGAGTGCCGTCGTCGATCTGCGGGTCACGCAGGTGGCGAACCAGGTCTGGGGAGTGCACGCCCTGCTGCCGGCGGGTGCAGTGCGCGGGAGCAGGTGA
- a CDS encoding DUF5709 domain-containing protein, whose product MADEGYGTTDNFEPGSEGAAGDGVSEQLTQEDQLLDRGVEDLLDEGYSPPDREPSVNVPTQAEEEAGETLDERLAEEEPEISDADVDGMDDSYGAGDRRAGRLTDDESDGINDIEKDAVADDVGIDGAGATAEEAAVHVIDESWPEN is encoded by the coding sequence ATGGCCGACGAGGGCTACGGGACGACCGACAACTTCGAGCCGGGCAGCGAGGGCGCTGCCGGCGACGGGGTGTCCGAGCAGTTGACCCAGGAGGATCAGCTGCTGGATCGCGGCGTGGAGGACCTGCTCGACGAGGGTTACTCACCGCCCGACCGCGAGCCGTCGGTCAACGTCCCCACCCAGGCAGAGGAAGAGGCGGGGGAGACCCTCGACGAACGCCTCGCCGAGGAGGAGCCGGAGATCTCCGACGCCGACGTGGACGGCATGGACGACTCCTACGGCGCGGGTGACCGCCGCGCCGGACGACTCACCGACGACGAGTCCGACGGCATCAACGACATCGAGAAGGACGCCGTCGCCGACGACGTCGGCATTGACGGGGCGGGTGCCACCGCCGAAGAAGCTGCCGTGCACGTGATCGACGAATCCTGGCCGGAGAACTGA
- a CDS encoding endonuclease/exonuclease/phosphatase family protein: protein MAHRGHDAPTVRFATYNASLNRNAAGELSRDLADRDNAQAAAVAEVIQRERPDVLLINEFDYVADGSAVRDFSRNYLQIPHHGAKPIDYRYSWTAQVNTGVPSGFDLNNNGTVGGGGDAFGFGLFPGQYGMVVYSKYPIDSRNIRTFQKFLWKDMPGALLPDDPATAAPRDWYSPQEQAVLRLSSKSHWDLPVRIGRNTVHVLVSHPTPPSFDGAEDRNGTRNHDEIRLWADYITGGRRAGYLYDDRGRRGGLRPGSSFVIMGDQNSDPRDGDSVPGAIQQLLDNPRLTDPEPQSAGGPEAATLQGGANAAHLSDPRYDTADFSDVPGPGNLRADYVLPSKSLRIKGSGIFWPTTTDPLYRLTGAFPFPTSDHRSVWVDVAVGRQQGC, encoded by the coding sequence ATCGCGCACCGTGGACACGACGCGCCGACGGTGCGCTTCGCGACCTACAACGCGAGCCTCAACCGCAACGCTGCCGGCGAACTCTCCAGAGATCTCGCCGACCGTGACAACGCCCAGGCGGCCGCGGTGGCCGAGGTGATCCAGCGGGAACGGCCGGACGTGCTGCTGATCAACGAGTTCGACTACGTGGCGGACGGTTCGGCAGTCCGTGACTTCAGCCGGAACTACCTGCAGATTCCGCACCACGGCGCGAAGCCGATCGACTACCGCTACAGCTGGACCGCCCAAGTCAACACCGGTGTGCCCAGCGGATTCGACCTGAACAACAACGGCACCGTCGGCGGCGGCGGCGACGCGTTCGGTTTCGGCCTGTTCCCCGGCCAGTACGGGATGGTCGTGTACTCCAAGTATCCGATCGACAGCCGCAACATCCGGACGTTCCAGAAGTTCCTGTGGAAGGACATGCCCGGTGCGCTGCTCCCGGACGACCCGGCCACCGCAGCGCCCCGTGACTGGTACTCACCGCAGGAGCAGGCGGTGCTGCGACTCTCCAGCAAATCGCACTGGGACCTACCGGTCCGCATCGGCCGCAACACCGTGCACGTGCTCGTCTCGCACCCGACACCGCCGAGTTTCGACGGCGCGGAAGATCGCAACGGCACTCGCAACCACGACGAGATCCGGCTGTGGGCCGACTACATCACCGGCGGGCGTAGGGCCGGCTACCTCTACGACGATCGCGGACGTCGCGGTGGTCTGCGGCCCGGGTCCTCATTCGTGATCATGGGCGATCAGAACAGCGATCCGCGGGACGGCGACTCGGTCCCGGGCGCGATCCAGCAACTGCTCGACAACCCGCGCCTGACCGACCCGGAGCCGCAGTCCGCCGGTGGCCCCGAGGCAGCGACCCTGCAGGGCGGCGCCAACGCCGCCCACCTCAGCGACCCACGCTACGACACCGCGGACTTCTCGGACGTCCCCGGTCCCGGCAACCTGCGCGCCGACTACGTGCTGCCCTCGAAGTCGTTGCGCATCAAGGGGTCCGGGATCTTCTGGCCCACTACGACGGATCCGCTGTACCGCCTCACCGGCGCGTTCCCGTTCCCGACCAGCGATCACCGCTCGGTGTGGGTGGACGTGGCGGTCGGGCGTCAGCAGGGCTGTTGA
- a CDS encoding MarR family winged helix-turn-helix transcriptional regulator → MTNGEPGLAPPVADHDPAWLSVLEQQAWRAALILRGPLMAELGRRLAHHSGLSIADYDVLVALSEVESGTMPVSELLAATDWEASRMSHQLTRMQKRGLLRRRTSRLDGRRSEVSLTPEGARSIRAAAPMHVKDVRELLIDRLEIRHLEALAAITAIVEGQGIRTGGGTDSGE, encoded by the coding sequence GTGACGAACGGTGAGCCCGGACTCGCTCCGCCGGTGGCGGATCACGATCCGGCGTGGCTGTCCGTCCTGGAACAGCAGGCCTGGCGCGCAGCGTTGATCCTGCGCGGACCGCTGATGGCGGAGCTCGGACGGCGACTGGCGCACCACTCAGGATTGTCGATCGCGGACTACGACGTCCTCGTCGCGCTGAGCGAGGTCGAATCCGGGACCATGCCGGTCAGTGAGCTCCTGGCGGCCACCGACTGGGAGGCCAGCCGGATGTCGCACCAGCTCACCCGGATGCAGAAGCGCGGCCTCCTGCGGCGTCGCACCAGCAGACTCGACGGCCGGCGCTCCGAGGTCAGCCTCACCCCGGAAGGTGCGCGAAGCATCAGGGCGGCCGCTCCGATGCACGTGAAGGATGTGCGGGAACTGCTCATCGACCGGCTCGAGATCCGTCATCTCGAAGCGCTCGCGGCGATCACCGCTATCGTCGAAGGCCAGGGCATCCGCACCGGCGGAGGTACCGACAGCGGGGAGTGA
- a CDS encoding NAD(P)/FAD-dependent oxidoreductase, producing the protein MTDQTASTQPTAAAVRPASARRRPHVAVVGGGFAGLAAIKELSKSDVDVTLIDRHTYNTFQPLLYQVATAGLNPGDVTYFLRATRMKQRNVSFRQGDVIDVDSVNNVLHFADGGAMDFDYLILSSGATTNYFGTPGAEKNSMAIYTRAQALQLRDRIFTNLEHAAAASTGEDLTIVVVGAGPTGVEMAGALAELRNDAMAVVYPELDPRRTHIVLLEMGDKVLAPFAPRLREYTARSLRERGVEVRLGTAVKEVREDGVELGNGEFLKAAVIIWATGVAVPKVVGSWGLEQGRGGRLVVGDDLRVKGLEHVFACGDVSITPEPLPQLSQPALQQGKQAAKNIASLVIGRTTDPFVYKDKGTMATIGRRAAIADIKLPKGKSLKVTGSLAWLIWMFVHIQNLLANRNRLATFINLATKYLAPSRRTNPIVGDVPVFEQRQRPDFELAEKS; encoded by the coding sequence ATGACCGACCAGACCGCTTCCACCCAGCCGACTGCTGCAGCCGTCCGACCTGCTTCCGCGCGTCGTCGACCGCACGTCGCCGTCGTGGGTGGCGGGTTCGCCGGGCTGGCGGCCATCAAGGAACTGTCGAAGTCCGACGTGGACGTCACCCTGATCGACCGACACACGTACAACACCTTCCAGCCGTTGCTCTACCAGGTCGCCACCGCGGGTCTGAACCCCGGTGACGTGACCTATTTCCTGCGTGCGACCCGGATGAAGCAGCGCAACGTCAGCTTCCGGCAGGGCGACGTCATCGACGTCGACTCGGTGAACAACGTCCTGCACTTCGCCGACGGCGGCGCGATGGATTTCGACTACCTGATCCTGTCCTCGGGTGCCACCACCAACTACTTCGGCACGCCCGGCGCCGAGAAGAACTCGATGGCGATCTACACCCGCGCCCAGGCCCTGCAGCTGCGCGACAGGATCTTCACCAATCTGGAGCATGCCGCTGCGGCCTCCACCGGTGAGGATCTGACCATCGTCGTCGTCGGCGCCGGTCCGACCGGCGTCGAGATGGCCGGCGCGCTCGCCGAGCTGCGCAACGACGCGATGGCGGTCGTGTACCCGGAGCTCGATCCCCGCCGGACCCACATCGTGCTGTTGGAGATGGGCGACAAGGTGTTGGCACCGTTCGCGCCGCGCCTGCGCGAGTACACCGCCCGCTCGCTGCGTGAGCGGGGCGTCGAGGTACGTCTCGGCACCGCGGTCAAGGAGGTGCGTGAGGACGGCGTCGAGCTCGGTAACGGCGAGTTCCTCAAGGCCGCTGTGATCATCTGGGCGACCGGTGTCGCGGTGCCCAAGGTCGTCGGCAGCTGGGGCCTCGAACAGGGTCGCGGCGGCCGGCTGGTGGTCGGTGACGACCTGCGGGTCAAGGGACTGGAGCACGTGTTCGCCTGCGGCGACGTGTCCATCACCCCGGAGCCCCTTCCGCAGCTCAGCCAGCCGGCGCTGCAGCAGGGCAAGCAGGCCGCGAAGAACATCGCTTCGCTGGTGATCGGCCGGACCACGGACCCCTTCGTCTACAAGGACAAGGGCACCATGGCCACCATCGGCCGCCGGGCCGCGATCGCCGACATCAAACTGCCCAAGGGCAAGTCGCTCAAGGTCACCGGCAGCCTGGCCTGGCTGATCTGGATGTTCGTGCACATCCAGAACCTGCTCGCCAACCGCAACCGGCTCGCAACCTTCATCAACCTGGCCACCAAGTATCTGGCCCCCTCCCGCCGGACGAACCCGATCGTCGGTGACGTCCCGGTGTTCGAGCAGCGCCAGCGTCCTGACTTCGAGCTCGCCGAGAAGTCCTGA
- a CDS encoding DUF998 domain-containing protein, with protein MGTQQRSIAERRRWYLAGIASLLLSYLLLIALQILEHDWLPPRISISQYGLGPWGWMFSMFLLGFSLAPLLSNRAVPNGRVVRVLLVIGVLGCLVMALVPTDAGGLQQSVTAKVHMGGSVLGLSGTPLGTAGALLRHRRVPAPVPLVLATISIVGILLLLVTATGVDTLGLGQETSWAIWQTVAALADLVMVGVLVFAHRPDPGDAPAEHGSSDDIVQSRRPGPAPGTTAAHQG; from the coding sequence GTGGGCACGCAGCAACGGTCGATCGCGGAGCGCAGGCGTTGGTACCTCGCCGGTATCGCGAGCCTGCTGCTGAGCTACCTGCTGCTGATCGCCCTGCAGATCCTGGAGCACGACTGGCTGCCGCCCCGGATCTCCATCTCCCAGTACGGGTTGGGGCCTTGGGGATGGATGTTCTCAATGTTCCTGCTGGGTTTCTCCCTGGCACCACTGCTGTCGAACCGGGCGGTGCCGAACGGGCGGGTCGTGCGCGTGCTGCTGGTCATCGGGGTGCTCGGCTGCCTGGTGATGGCGTTGGTCCCCACGGATGCAGGTGGTCTGCAGCAATCGGTCACGGCGAAGGTGCACATGGGCGGCTCGGTGCTCGGACTCAGTGGGACGCCTCTCGGCACGGCCGGAGCGCTGCTGCGGCACCGCAGGGTTCCCGCCCCGGTACCGCTGGTGCTGGCGACGATCTCGATCGTGGGGATCTTGCTGCTGCTGGTCACCGCAACCGGCGTGGACACCCTGGGTCTCGGGCAGGAGACGTCCTGGGCGATCTGGCAGACCGTTGCCGCGCTCGCTGACCTGGTCATGGTCGGGGTGCTGGTGTTCGCCCATCGCCCGGATCCGGGCGATGCGCCGGCCGAGCACGGATCCTCCGACGACATTGTGCAATCCCGACGTCCCGGACCAGCCCCTGGCACCACCGCGGCGCATCAGGGATAG
- a CDS encoding DUF6636 domain-containing protein — protein sequence MRTPLVRVPRGWMAPMILCTLLTVGCSSVAGSAVGDGAAPSTTISVVAPNAIPDTPDAETSTAPASEPTGPGSSGTPDTRPSGATAGPSTTSATPSGTPAPSTSTGRNFTLDRFQSPSRNIGCVIEEGLSVRCDLGESAITEKHDCNDIGDWGQSIALDRGRKAAMQCASDTVLDPAVAVLAYGSSTRVGSITCTSSQDGIRCTDDLGHGFRLSRASYEVR from the coding sequence ATGAGAACTCCCCTGGTCCGGGTGCCCCGCGGGTGGATGGCTCCGATGATCCTGTGCACGCTGCTGACGGTCGGTTGCTCGAGCGTCGCCGGTTCAGCCGTGGGAGATGGAGCTGCGCCGTCGACCACCATCTCGGTCGTCGCCCCGAACGCCATCCCCGACACCCCCGACGCGGAGACGAGCACCGCTCCGGCGTCGGAACCGACCGGGCCCGGATCGTCCGGGACTCCGGACACGAGGCCGAGCGGTGCCACAGCGGGGCCGTCAACCACGTCGGCAACCCCGTCCGGCACCCCGGCACCCAGCACGTCGACGGGTCGGAACTTCACCCTCGATCGCTTCCAGTCGCCCTCCCGCAACATCGGCTGCGTCATCGAGGAGGGCCTGAGCGTGCGGTGTGATCTCGGCGAGAGTGCGATCACGGAGAAGCACGACTGCAACGACATCGGCGACTGGGGACAATCGATCGCGCTGGACCGTGGGCGGAAAGCCGCGATGCAGTGCGCCTCCGACACCGTGCTGGATCCCGCCGTGGCGGTGCTCGCCTACGGCTCGAGCACCCGGGTCGGGAGCATCACCTGCACCAGCAGTCAGGACGGGATCCGGTGTACCGACGACCTCGGCCACGGATTCCGCCTCTCCCGCGCGAGCTACGAAGTCCGCTGA
- a CDS encoding DUF6676 family protein, with amino-acid sequence MPTNLLRRLLTLLAVLVVTLSLGLLSSGPASAKGLALADGEIIGGITVATAADDLRDDGVAAISTSIQASALAPIVADARSRHLEFGVLVTGIEMSQASCNDLAGALSAATGLTVLVLTPEAGKASSSTLSASVLTDAQDAAAVYGTDDVAAARAFVAKATERSSGPWMLIGGVVVVIVIALLGWAWSRRRSRDRAGHHLEELTAALQQRSTALADEILGLSERVEVLGRPDLEARFDQAGADYSRLQETLGQAVTDRGAVNTAATALSDLERRLDQLDREVDALAPGIQPPSPAG; translated from the coding sequence GTGCCGACGAACCTGCTGCGACGTCTGCTCACACTGCTGGCGGTGCTGGTCGTCACCCTCTCGTTGGGGCTGCTGAGCTCCGGTCCGGCATCAGCGAAGGGCCTGGCCCTCGCGGACGGCGAGATCATCGGCGGGATCACGGTCGCCACGGCTGCCGACGACCTGCGGGACGACGGGGTGGCCGCCATCTCCACCTCGATCCAGGCATCCGCATTGGCGCCGATCGTGGCCGACGCCCGCAGCAGGCATCTCGAGTTCGGGGTGCTCGTGACGGGCATCGAGATGAGCCAGGCCAGTTGCAATGACCTTGCCGGCGCGCTCAGTGCGGCAACCGGTCTGACCGTGCTGGTCTTGACCCCGGAAGCCGGGAAGGCATCGAGCTCCACGTTGTCGGCGTCCGTCCTGACCGATGCCCAGGATGCCGCTGCCGTGTACGGCACCGACGACGTTGCTGCGGCGAGAGCGTTCGTGGCGAAGGCGACGGAGCGGTCCAGCGGGCCCTGGATGCTGATCGGTGGGGTGGTCGTCGTCATCGTGATCGCGCTGCTGGGATGGGCCTGGTCCAGGCGTCGCTCGCGGGACCGGGCCGGTCATCACCTGGAGGAGTTGACTGCTGCTCTGCAGCAGCGCTCTACGGCGCTGGCCGATGAGATCCTCGGGTTGTCCGAACGCGTCGAAGTGCTCGGACGTCCCGATCTGGAAGCCCGTTTCGACCAGGCCGGCGCGGACTACAGCCGGCTGCAGGAGACCCTCGGCCAGGCGGTGACCGATCGCGGCGCGGTCAACACGGCCGCGACCGCGTTGAGCGATCTCGAACGCCGACTGGACCAACTCGACCGCGAGGTCGACGCGCTGGCTCCCGGCATCCAGCCGCCCTCACCTGCGGGCTGA
- a CDS encoding aspartate aminotransferase family protein, producing MTVTGTSRQTLLAAEPVRGPVTDPAVDTATRADDRAHVFHSWSAQNAIDPTPIAGGNGARFFDYAGNSYLDFGSQLVNLNLGHAHPDLIAAIHAQAERLATVQPAFANDVRGALARMTVERAGKSFSHVFFTNGGTEANEHAIRMAKLHTGRHKILAAYRSYHGATAGSAALTGEPRRWGSEPTIGGVVHFTGPYPYRSAFHADSPEQETERALAHLRQTIEFENPASIAAIVLEPVVGSAGVLVPPAGYLPGVRALCDEFGILYISDEVMVGFGRVGDWFGVQHENVRADLITFAKGINSGYVPLGGVIMDRRIVETFGDRPYPGGLTYSGHPLACAVGLATYEVFERDGLMEHVRTLDAEVFAPGLAAIAEKHAAVGEVRGRGAFWAIEFVSDPVARTPLVPFNASGAAMAPMNAIGAECRKRGLWPIIGGNRMHLAPPLISTADEVREGLDIIDQAIAAAT from the coding sequence ATGACGGTGACCGGAACTTCCCGGCAGACGCTCTTGGCTGCAGAGCCGGTGCGCGGTCCGGTGACCGACCCGGCGGTCGACACCGCGACCAGGGCCGACGACCGAGCACACGTGTTCCATTCCTGGTCGGCCCAGAACGCCATCGATCCCACCCCGATCGCCGGCGGCAACGGGGCACGGTTCTTCGACTACGCAGGCAACAGTTACCTGGATTTCGGGTCCCAGCTCGTCAACCTGAACCTCGGCCACGCGCACCCGGACCTGATCGCGGCGATCCACGCCCAGGCAGAGCGGCTCGCCACGGTGCAACCGGCGTTCGCCAACGACGTGCGCGGAGCGTTGGCGCGGATGACGGTGGAGCGAGCCGGCAAGAGCTTCTCGCACGTGTTCTTCACCAACGGCGGCACCGAGGCGAATGAACACGCGATCCGGATGGCGAAGCTGCACACCGGTCGGCACAAGATCCTGGCCGCATACCGCAGCTATCACGGCGCCACCGCCGGGTCGGCCGCACTCACCGGCGAGCCCCGCCGCTGGGGTAGTGAGCCGACGATCGGCGGCGTCGTCCATTTCACCGGCCCGTACCCGTACCGCAGCGCGTTCCACGCCGATTCACCCGAGCAGGAGACCGAACGCGCGCTCGCGCACTTGCGGCAGACGATCGAGTTCGAGAACCCGGCGAGCATTGCCGCCATCGTCCTGGAGCCGGTGGTCGGCAGCGCCGGGGTGCTGGTCCCGCCGGCGGGCTACCTCCCGGGTGTCCGGGCCCTCTGCGACGAGTTCGGCATCCTGTACATCTCCGACGAGGTGATGGTCGGCTTCGGCCGGGTCGGCGACTGGTTCGGAGTCCAGCACGAGAACGTCCGCGCGGACCTGATCACCTTCGCCAAGGGCATCAACTCCGGCTACGTCCCGTTGGGCGGCGTGATCATGGACCGCCGGATCGTCGAGACCTTCGGCGACCGGCCGTATCCGGGCGGGCTGACCTACTCCGGCCACCCGCTGGCCTGTGCCGTCGGCCTGGCCACCTACGAGGTATTCGAGCGCGACGGTCTGATGGAGCACGTCCGCACCCTCGACGCCGAGGTCTTCGCTCCCGGTCTCGCCGCGATCGCCGAGAAGCACGCCGCCGTCGGCGAAGTCCGCGGCCGCGGGGCGTTCTGGGCGATCGAGTTCGTCAGCGATCCGGTGGCCCGCACCCCGCTCGTTCCGTTCAACGCTTCCGGTGCGGCCATGGCGCCGATGAACGCGATCGGTGCCGAGTGCCGCAAACGCGGCCTGTGGCCGATCATCGGTGGCAACCGGATGCACCTCGCGCCGCCGCTGATCTCGACTGCGGACGAGGTGCGCGAGGGGTTGGACATCATCGACCAGGCGATTGCCGCTGCCACCTGA